A window of the Arenibacter algicola genome harbors these coding sequences:
- a CDS encoding sterol desaturase family protein has protein sequence MEILGTLYDEVVGFLGISQALELLQAGDYSVFSTYDGVVSLIYPIIPLLLLLEFILGLVYKKPNTKVYKVNFLIYVFNRFIGRFIAIAMVTLIIGWLQPYAPFQTKMTWYWFIYGYIVWEFGHFLYHYWGHKVRLFWCLHSTHHAPEQMNLSVTHAHFFLEAPYADAIRTTVCILLGVEPVLLFLIMFIDGTYGAFIHVGENLMKDGRMGFLNKIILTPSHHRVHHARNPLYMDTNFCNLLNIWDKVFGTYQEEQHDIQIEYGITRKMDSGNFLDVYFGEFVALFKDVAKAPGLKNKLLYIIMPPGWSHTGEHQTSKLVRGAYLNEQLAKE, from the coding sequence ATGGAAATTTTAGGTACCCTATATGACGAGGTTGTTGGATTTTTGGGGATAAGTCAGGCACTGGAATTGTTGCAAGCCGGAGATTATAGCGTTTTCTCTACTTACGATGGTGTTGTATCCCTAATTTACCCCATAATCCCTTTGCTATTGCTATTGGAATTCATCCTTGGTCTGGTATATAAAAAACCTAATACCAAGGTGTACAAAGTTAACTTCCTCATCTATGTGTTCAATAGGTTTATTGGCCGATTTATAGCCATAGCTATGGTGACCCTTATTATAGGGTGGTTACAACCCTATGCCCCATTCCAGACCAAAATGACATGGTACTGGTTTATTTATGGATATATTGTTTGGGAATTTGGTCATTTCCTCTACCACTATTGGGGGCATAAAGTGCGACTTTTTTGGTGTTTGCATTCTACCCACCATGCACCGGAACAAATGAACCTTTCCGTAACCCATGCGCATTTTTTTCTGGAGGCCCCTTATGCCGATGCCATTAGAACAACGGTATGTATACTATTGGGTGTTGAGCCGGTTCTACTCTTTTTGATCATGTTTATAGATGGTACCTATGGGGCATTTATACATGTTGGTGAAAATTTGATGAAAGATGGCAGAATGGGGTTTTTGAACAAGATAATATTAACACCCTCCCATCATAGGGTGCATCATGCCAGAAACCCACTGTACATGGATACCAATTTCTGTAATTTATTGAATATTTGGGACAAGGTTTTTGGGACTTATCAAGAGGAACAACATGATATCCAAATAGAATACGGCATTACCCGTAAAATGGATAGTGGCAACTTCTTGGATGTTTATTTCGGCGAATTTGTTGCCCTTTTTAAAGATGTAGCCAAAGCACCCGGGTTAAAGAATAAACTCCTTTATATTATTATGCCTCCGGGTTGGAGCCATACCGGTGAACACCAGACTTCCAAATTGGTACGTGGAGCCTACTTAAACGAACAACTGGCTAAGGAGTAA
- a CDS encoding OmpA family protein: MKIILPIFALFLTNILLAQNTRAEANEYFQNLNFIEAINVYQQLESNKKRPKPLFVERLAESYFNINDYANAKIWYEKLYALKEKRVDEVTFIRYVQCLKACQEYITANNLIREYYNYDELKLATILEQEKYLDSLIGETPTYEIRNLEINSPLSDFAPMYYKDAIVFSSSRAPESSEDAEYSWNKQPYLSILTAKRDTTTGELKDVQKLHSNIQSSFHEGTLTYSSDYKTVYFTQNYLKDNDLQVNPKGFSNMQILRGEVKGDSIVGAVSLKFNNPKYSFGHPYLTEDGKRLYFVSNMFGGFGETDIYYVDIREDGKLGPATNLGPSVNTPGREMFPFIAGQYLYFASDSHFGLGGLDIFKAEIESENGFGMAKNMGMPINSNMDDFAFIVNNSENTGYFSSNRIDGKGDDDLYAFNKIAETMVYKGTVKDEISQSPIPEVKIKVYNREKELVLETTTDQQGNFEVALSPSVNHIFAFFKLEYKQEIKMVNNADSPNLFKDISNTVLTTFSSFVVNEGGVEKVRVNPIFFNLNRHNITYKAAAELDKIVSFMNAFPSVKIKIEAHTDSRASDTFNLELSNNRAKSTQEYLVYMGIDPSRIESAIGYGESRLINNCANGVPCSNEDHLANRRCDFIIIGK, encoded by the coding sequence ATGAAGATAATCCTACCCATATTCGCCCTTTTCCTAACCAATATCCTTCTGGCACAGAATACCAGAGCGGAGGCGAACGAATATTTTCAAAATTTGAATTTCATAGAAGCCATTAATGTTTACCAACAGCTCGAATCTAATAAGAAACGGCCAAAGCCCCTATTTGTGGAGCGACTGGCGGAAAGCTATTTCAATATAAACGACTATGCCAATGCCAAAATTTGGTACGAAAAACTTTATGCCCTTAAGGAAAAAAGAGTGGATGAAGTAACTTTTATACGATATGTACAATGCCTTAAGGCCTGTCAGGAATATATTACTGCCAACAACCTAATAAGGGAATACTATAATTACGATGAATTAAAACTTGCCACCATTTTGGAGCAGGAAAAATATTTGGACAGCCTTATAGGCGAGACTCCCACTTACGAAATAAGGAATTTGGAAATAAATTCGCCCCTATCAGACTTTGCCCCAATGTATTACAAAGATGCCATTGTATTTTCTTCCAGTCGGGCACCGGAGTCTTCGGAAGATGCGGAGTATTCCTGGAACAAGCAGCCCTATTTGTCCATTTTGACGGCCAAGAGGGATACTACCACAGGTGAACTAAAAGACGTGCAAAAATTGCATTCCAATATTCAATCTTCATTTCACGAAGGAACACTTACCTACTCTTCGGATTATAAAACCGTTTATTTCACCCAAAACTATCTAAAAGACAACGACTTACAAGTAAATCCAAAAGGATTTTCCAATATGCAGATCTTACGGGGAGAGGTGAAAGGCGATTCCATTGTGGGGGCCGTTTCATTAAAATTCAATAATCCCAAATACTCCTTTGGACATCCTTACCTGACCGAGGATGGGAAGCGACTATATTTTGTTTCCAATATGTTCGGAGGATTTGGGGAAACCGATATTTATTACGTAGATATCAGGGAGGATGGAAAATTGGGTCCGGCCACCAACCTTGGCCCCAGTGTTAACACTCCTGGAAGGGAAATGTTTCCATTTATAGCAGGCCAATACCTATATTTTGCTTCGGACAGTCACTTTGGACTAGGTGGACTCGACATTTTCAAGGCTGAAATTGAATCCGAGAATGGGTTTGGAATGGCAAAAAACATGGGAATGCCCATTAATAGCAATATGGATGATTTTGCTTTTATCGTAAACAATTCTGAAAATACCGGTTATTTTTCTTCCAATAGGATAGATGGCAAGGGTGATGACGACTTATATGCCTTTAACAAAATAGCCGAAACTATGGTCTACAAAGGCACCGTAAAGGACGAAATTAGCCAATCACCTATCCCGGAGGTTAAGATAAAGGTATATAATCGGGAAAAAGAATTGGTTTTGGAAACCACTACCGATCAACAGGGTAATTTTGAAGTAGCTTTATCACCCAGCGTGAATCATATATTTGCCTTTTTTAAACTGGAATACAAACAGGAAATCAAGATGGTCAATAATGCAGATTCGCCTAACCTTTTTAAAGATATCAGCAATACCGTGTTAACCACCTTTTCAAGTTTTGTAGTCAACGAAGGAGGAGTGGAAAAAGTTAGGGTAAACCCTATATTCTTTAATCTGAACCGACATAACATTACCTATAAGGCCGCCGCAGAACTGGACAAGATAGTGAGCTTTATGAACGCTTTCCCAAGCGTAAAAATTAAAATTGAAGCCCATACCGATTCACGGGCATCGGACACCTTTAATTTGGAACTCTCCAACAACAGGGCCAAGTCTACCCAAGAATATCTTGTGTATATGGGAATTGACCCCTCAAGAATTGAGAGCGCCATAGGCTATGGTGAGTCGCGGTTGATCAATAATTGCGCCAACGGTGTTCCCTGCAGCAATGAAGACCATCTGGCCAACAGACGCTGCGATTTCATAATTATAGGTAAATAA
- a CDS encoding T9SS C-terminal target domain-containing protein → MRFYTKTTIGRFTLDLFFCLVVFLAGQEQCYSIPKINPELIKTESIHFYDHPMDADHILEVSPPTTKNTQQEFCAFDRPTLSAIQINESNIVWYNSASHGNPLAPNSLLIDNSTYYAAQLLDGKESEQRLAISVILHAPSTPTTSSNVQVFAFGQNPTVGDLEVEPINVVWYNTALEGKVLDFDTPLQNGRQYFAAQVSSTCESTNRLMVTVKINGPSDLKINKSVSNKHPMIGEKVVLTITVENEGLSNFNDIVIKEQLDPGFGYVNAKTSQGNFDATNKVWSLSSLQAKATAVLNLEVEAMPNGSYSSNSLIETSFPADKNSQNNSAEITLEPSCITIYNEFTPNDDGKNDYFRIDCIETFPESELQIFNRYGDLVYQQKAYQNDWRGLANVSGTIGKGNPLPTGTYFYILKTDGLSENKTGWLFLRKD, encoded by the coding sequence ATGAGATTTTACACCAAAACAACTATCGGCCGGTTTACTTTGGATTTATTTTTTTGCCTTGTAGTCTTTCTGGCTGGGCAAGAGCAATGTTACTCAATTCCAAAAATAAATCCGGAGCTCATTAAGACCGAAAGCATTCATTTTTATGATCATCCTATGGACGCGGATCATATACTGGAGGTATCTCCCCCTACCACTAAAAATACCCAACAGGAATTTTGCGCGTTCGACCGCCCCACCTTAAGCGCTATTCAAATAAATGAATCCAACATTGTCTGGTATAACAGTGCCTCCCACGGCAATCCATTGGCCCCTAACAGCCTATTAATAGATAATTCAACTTATTACGCCGCACAATTATTGGATGGCAAGGAAAGTGAACAACGATTGGCAATTTCCGTCATCCTACATGCCCCTTCCACCCCAACTACTTCAAGTAATGTCCAAGTTTTTGCGTTTGGTCAAAATCCGACTGTCGGCGATTTGGAGGTGGAGCCAATCAATGTTGTTTGGTACAACACTGCCCTGGAAGGCAAAGTACTGGATTTTGATACCCCTTTGCAAAATGGAAGGCAATATTTTGCAGCCCAAGTTTCCTCAACTTGTGAAAGTACCAACAGACTAATGGTTACGGTTAAAATCAATGGGCCATCAGACTTAAAAATTAACAAATCGGTCAGTAACAAACACCCGATGATAGGGGAGAAAGTAGTTTTGACCATTACTGTTGAAAACGAAGGACTGTCCAATTTCAACGATATAGTGATCAAAGAGCAATTGGACCCGGGTTTTGGTTATGTTAATGCGAAAACCTCCCAGGGTAACTTTGATGCAACGAACAAGGTTTGGAGCCTTTCTTCATTACAAGCCAAGGCAACTGCGGTTTTGAACCTTGAAGTTGAGGCAATGCCCAATGGTAGTTACAGTAGTAATTCACTCATCGAAACCTCCTTTCCTGCGGATAAAAATTCGCAGAACAATAGTGCTGAAATTACTTTGGAACCATCCTGTATTACCATATACAATGAATTTACACCCAATGACGATGGGAAAAACGACTATTTCAGAATAGACTGTATAGAAACTTTCCCCGAGTCGGAACTCCAAATATTTAACAGATATGGTGACCTAGTCTATCAGCAAAAGGCCTACCAAAATGATTGGAGAGGACTGGCCAATGTAAGTGGCACTATAGGCAAAGGAAACCCCTTGCCCACTGGAACTTACTTTTATATTTTAAAAACCGACGGCTTAAGTGAAAACAAAACCGGTTGGCTATTTTTAAGAAAAGACTAA
- a CDS encoding PorP/SprF family type IX secretion system membrane protein: MKIPHKKFLKLITLLILVSGGSLLAQQLPQYTQYMYNTSTINPAYVNENNRMDATLSYRAQWIGIDGAPETKALTVSGIINNRIGLGVNIFKDNIGPSTEFSSNAVFSYYLNLSKKVKMSLGINAGIDFFEVDYSKGNYYDQDDVLFSYDNYYNALPAIGAGIYVYNDNWYIGFSIPNILINQSNVVSDKNLIHRDNHIYFIGGYVLDINAALKLKPSVLVKVIDNAPPTIDASLNVLFLQKFTLGASHRLNDSYSALAGFQVSKNFFLGYSYDYSISDLGDYNQGSHEIILKYLMPRWGPNARSPRFF; this comes from the coding sequence ATGAAGATCCCCCATAAAAAATTCCTAAAGCTCATTACACTGCTTATCCTTGTTAGCGGAGGTAGTCTATTGGCACAGCAACTGCCACAATATACCCAGTATATGTACAACACCTCTACCATAAATCCTGCATACGTTAACGAGAATAACCGTATGGATGCCACCCTGAGTTACAGGGCCCAATGGATAGGGATCGACGGAGCTCCTGAAACAAAGGCACTCACAGTTTCGGGAATCATTAATAATCGAATTGGACTTGGGGTCAACATCTTTAAGGATAACATTGGACCATCGACCGAGTTTAGTTCCAATGCGGTTTTTTCTTACTATCTAAACTTAAGCAAAAAAGTAAAAATGTCGTTAGGGATAAATGCAGGGATCGATTTTTTTGAAGTTGATTATTCCAAAGGCAACTATTACGATCAAGATGATGTTCTATTTAGTTATGACAACTATTACAATGCCCTTCCGGCAATTGGAGCTGGAATATATGTATATAATGACAACTGGTATATTGGATTTTCCATTCCCAACATACTTATTAATCAATCCAATGTAGTTAGCGACAAAAACTTGATCCACAGGGACAATCATATATATTTTATAGGTGGTTATGTTTTGGATATCAACGCTGCCCTAAAGCTTAAACCTTCTGTTTTGGTCAAGGTCATAGATAATGCACCTCCAACCATAGACGCCTCCCTAAATGTACTATTCCTGCAAAAATTTACCTTGGGAGCTTCCCACAGGTTAAATGACAGTTATAGTGCCTTGGCAGGATTTCAGGTTTCCAAAAACTTTTTTCTGGGCTATTCCTATGATTATAGCATTTCAGATCTTGGCGATTACAATCAGGGGTCGCACGAAATAATATTGAAGTACTTAATGCCAAGATGGGGGCCAAATGCCCGTTCACCTAGATTTTTCTAA
- a CDS encoding lysophospholipid acyltransferase family protein, translated as MKKTIIFGFKYSYICPNYICMQFLVYILVYPLLWLISILPFRLFYFFSDFVFFVLFYVVGYRKRVVSENLARAFPGKSKKEIKKIKKEFYRHMCDMFLEMVKTLNLSKEELKERYKIINIEVLQDIVKDNSVLIVCSHYANWEWNVSINNYVNAKGYAVYQKIGNSYFDDLIKKIRAKWNTTLITQQETVKTVYRNVQNGVISAYGMVSDQSPQVKRAQYWSEFMGVKVPIFNGPESMARKLDLAVVFLKVSKVKRGYYQAEFIPITTSGKQTKKHQITDQFLRLTEDQIREKPEYYLWTHKRWKHRNKVPVEFQ; from the coding sequence ATGAAGAAAACTATTATTTTTGGGTTCAAATATAGCTATATTTGCCCTAATTATATCTGCATGCAATTTCTGGTCTATATTCTAGTATATCCCCTCCTATGGCTTATCTCCATATTACCTTTTAGACTTTTTTACTTTTTCTCGGACTTTGTATTTTTTGTGCTATTCTATGTTGTTGGTTACCGCAAAAGGGTCGTATCCGAAAACCTTGCACGTGCTTTTCCCGGCAAGTCAAAAAAGGAAATAAAAAAGATTAAAAAGGAATTCTACCGTCATATGTGCGATATGTTCCTGGAAATGGTGAAGACCTTGAACCTATCCAAAGAGGAGCTAAAGGAACGCTATAAGATCATTAATATTGAAGTACTTCAGGACATCGTTAAAGATAATAGTGTTCTTATCGTATGTTCCCATTACGCCAATTGGGAGTGGAACGTGAGCATTAACAATTATGTGAATGCCAAAGGATATGCCGTTTACCAAAAAATTGGGAATTCCTATTTTGACGATTTAATAAAGAAAATAAGGGCCAAATGGAACACCACCCTAATTACCCAACAGGAAACCGTAAAAACGGTATATAGAAATGTCCAAAATGGGGTAATTTCTGCCTATGGTATGGTGAGCGATCAATCCCCCCAAGTAAAAAGGGCACAGTATTGGAGCGAATTTATGGGCGTTAAGGTACCCATTTTTAATGGGCCCGAGAGCATGGCCAGAAAATTGGACCTAGCAGTGGTCTTCCTTAAGGTTTCCAAAGTAAAAAGAGGGTATTACCAAGCGGAATTCATCCCCATTACCACCTCCGGCAAGCAGACCAAAAAACATCAAATTACTGACCAATTTCTTAGGTTGACCGAAGATCAGATACGGGAAAAACCGGAGTACTACCTTTGGACGCACAAACGTTGGAAACACCGAAATAAAGTACCTGTGGAATTCCAATAG
- a CDS encoding rhomboid family intramembrane serine protease, with protein sequence MNNIHLATIAIMAANVLASLKGFNNTTFFERYKFGVGAIQAGQKDRMVTSGFLHVDLSHLFFNMFTLYFFADVVIDWFGPSKFLILYFISLVAGSLLALYFHKNEPYYSAVGASGAVTGILYSAILLEPGMRLGIMFIPIPLPAYVLGILYLFYSIYGMKTRLGNIGHTAHFGGAIGGYVVTLLFKPDLLVTDSLMVLLLALPIVLLFILGKMGKI encoded by the coding sequence ATGAATAACATTCATCTTGCTACCATTGCCATCATGGCTGCCAATGTCCTTGCCTCCCTAAAAGGTTTTAATAACACTACCTTCTTTGAACGTTACAAGTTCGGTGTCGGAGCTATTCAGGCAGGACAGAAAGATAGGATGGTTACTTCAGGTTTTTTGCATGTTGACCTTTCCCATCTATTTTTTAATATGTTTACCCTTTACTTTTTTGCAGATGTGGTCATTGATTGGTTTGGTCCCAGTAAATTTCTTATTCTTTATTTTATCAGTCTAGTTGCCGGGAGTTTACTGGCATTATACTTTCATAAGAACGAACCTTACTATAGTGCCGTCGGTGCCAGTGGGGCGGTAACCGGTATATTGTACTCGGCCATCCTGCTGGAGCCTGGGATGCGATTGGGAATTATGTTCATTCCTATACCTTTACCAGCTTATGTTTTAGGAATCCTCTACTTATTTTATTCTATCTATGGAATGAAAACACGCTTGGGGAACATTGGGCACACCGCACACTTTGGGGGTGCCATTGGTGGGTATGTAGTTACCTTGTTATTTAAACCCGATCTTCTTGTTACAGATAGTTTAATGGTGCTTTTATTGGCTTTGCCAATTGTGCTACTTTTTATTCTGGGGAAAATGGGCAAGATATAA